The Arachis hypogaea cultivar Tifrunner chromosome 14, arahy.Tifrunner.gnm2.J5K5, whole genome shotgun sequence DNA window attagaaaattttaaaagtcaAGGACAATTAATCTCACGAACCACTTTGGAATTTTagtcgaaaaataaagaaaaacaaacaaagaataaaaaatgagaaaattaaataaaaataagaaaaaaaaaaacaaaaaaaactaaggTGTGTCCGTGGTGTGTGCTTTCTTATTTGATTCCGATATAATTTCAAGAATAAACATAGaaaatagtttttaattaatcgatattattcttttttttaattgcaaaactttttatttttttagaagacttagggtttataatttaaaattaataatttagtgttaaagatttaaaatttagaatttagaattataatttaattttgatatattacaagtataaaaattttatatttgtatcCAATTACGTAATgtcacataaaaaaaataacaatcttTTATATTAATCGTGTGAATGATCATTCGAAAGAACAAATATGATTTAAcgattgtaaaaaaatattttgactatcaatacattaaaattgaactcttaatatttaaaataaaaagattattttaaaaaagataactaATATTAGCTAAAAAAATTGATTCCCGGATTAAACTCTTTCATTAATTTTCTTTTGAGATCATCAAAATCATGATATAGTCCTAGTGATAACAAATTGAATggatgaaaattaatttttttaagtttttaactataaataatttttttagtcaatatttattaatttttttaatattaaattttaaaccataaattttaatttctaaatcttaaatcttcattctaaattttttaaatttttcaaaaaaaatgttaaaaattaatttataataaattttttttaatattagctaattaaaaattagtttttcatatttattatttcttaaagaataaagtatattttttatttttaaaattgtcaaaaatattaaagtttttattttattttagttttgtctcaaaaatttttaatttgtatcaaatatattccTATCGACTAATGTTTTAAGAAACTTGAGACAAATTCAGTAATAAGTTCACAAGGATAATCTTTACATAAACAAACCAGATACATAATTCCGTCACTAGCTTTTAGTTATTAAGTATTATAATTGAATCGTCTTAAGCTTCTTAAAAGTTTAGCTGCCATAGTATTATactaatgtaaataaaaaatttataagataaaattgaaataaaataaaatttaagaatattttttttaattttttatcaaattttaaaaataaaaaatatatcatttctttttaaatatacaattttttttataaaaactaacTTTTAATTAGCcaattctaactaattttaaagtttattgtttataatttaaaatatatgattaagaatttataatttaaaatataaaatttaaaataaataaaataatcttaaaaaatttagttatttaagATTAAtgatatagaatatattataaaaaaatttaaatatttgaataattttaatcacttattttaattaatatattatatattttttttataattaaaattaacgattaaaattattaaaataccgATTCTTGGAGAACATTTAAAAATCTTCCTTATGTTATAATCCTATAGTTTATTCTTCTTTATAGTCTCCCTAACATGTTCTAAACTTGGGAATACATATTCTCCACTAAATCGAGTTGCACCTAGCTCGATCTTGAGCACCTGTTTGTTCATTCATTAATGCAGCAAGTTTAATTCCTTCGCAATAATGTCTTTATAGTGTGGGACCCAGACCCATTCGCAAATGCAGTCAAAATGCATGAGCTCCTTTCATTCACTGAGACTGTGCCACTCTCACTAAATCACACACACACTTACCTTCAAGTTTGTAGCATTGCCACCCCCATCCCTCTCTCCATTCAcgccattcttcttctttctcaatTCTTTGAATGGCCACACCACATTATTGTTACACTTTCCTTCTGGTGTCTCACCTTTTTCTCCTTTCAGCCCAATCTCTGGATCCCACTGATTTCAAAGCCCTTCTCTCAATCAAGAATACTCTCACCGACGTCTCTCCCACCACGCCTTTCTTCTCCACCTGGAACCTCACCGCACCAGATCCCTGCTCCTCCTTCTCTGGCGTTACCTGCTCCTTCAACCGAGTTACCATACTTTCACTCGGCGCCAACTCACTCAGCCTCGCCGGCTCACTCCCACCATCCATCTCCGTTCTCACCGAGTTGACCCAGCTCATCCTCTCACCTGGAATCGTCACCGGTTCTATTCCCCAGGAACTCGGTCAACTCAACAAACTCCGAGTCATCTCCTTATCCAACAACCGCTTCACAGGGGCCATACCCTCAATCTTCTCCTCTCTCAAAACCCTCCACACCCTCGACCTGAGTAATAACCAACTCGCCGGGTCTGTCCCACCGAGTCTCACCGAGTTGCCGCAACTCAGAGTCCTCATCCTAGCCTCCAACTCACTAACCGGCGACTTCCCGCAAACCGTTTCCTCGCCATTACTCCATTTGGATCTGAAGAACAACAAACTCACCGGGACGTTACCGCCGTGGATGCCGTCATCACTGCGTTACTTATCCGTTTCGCAAAACGAAATGTGGGGTCCACTCAGCAACGGCTTGGACTCACTCTCAGAGTTGGAGTTTCTAGACCTGAGCATGAATCATTTCAGTGGGCCCATCCCGGCCCAACTCTTCTACTTGCCAACGCTCTCCTCTCTCTTCCTACAACGGAACAATCTCTCCGGTGAGCTTCCGCAAAGTCCCGGTGATAACGGTCCGTTGATCTGGTCCCCATCGTACGGTGAAGGATCGACCGTTGATCTCAGCCATAACTCACTCAGCGGGAAACTATCAACGGTTTTCGATGGCGTGGAAAGCTTGTTCTTGAATAACAACCGATTTATTGGGACGGTCCCTGAGGTGTATGTTAAGAGCATGTGCCGCGGTAGCACCAGAACATTGTACCTTCAGCATAACTACCTAACGGGGATACCGTTTGAAGAGGGGACTGTATTGCCCGATACGGCGTCGTTGTGCTTGTCTTACAATTGCATGGTGCCGCCGGCTAGCCtgatgacgtgtccggctagtGCTGGGGAGCAATTGTCCAGGCCGGTGGCCCAGTGTTCCCTCTTTAACAAGAGATTAAAttagtttccttttcaatttatatttttatatttatttatttttttataaattaaattattgataATGTATACTATGTATTTTACGGTTTGGCCCAATACTGCCGtaaattctcttttattttcttttcctttcattTATTGAAGGGTCTCTTTCGTTTTAACGAGCCatgtatattttgttattataagtTCCAAATTAATTGAGGTTGGTAAGACAATAATGTTCTTTTATCAGAGGTAGATATATATTTATTCTTTGTGAGAAGAAATACATTCGGGTCCATTAGgacaacaaaataaagaaaagagagggTTTCGCACATAATTAGAGACAATCATTAATTGAACAAATGGTAACGAAGATAGGAAGGAGTTGGCAAGAGTTACGGAAAGGAACTCCATCCCCAAAGATGATGCTGTCCAGAAGATATGCTATGGGTTAGAGTCCTTGTGCATTCGTAACATCCAACTTGATTTTACGCCCATTCTCTCGTAAATATAAGGGTTGGCTATGCTATTCTCGGTGATAGGTCTAATAGCTATTAGAGAAAATAAATTATgttatcataattaatattaattatttatttaactagttttaaaaatttaattattctgagATGTTATTTGAAATTAaggtgaattttaatttcaactTAATTTGGatgaaaagttttaagtatcttgggtgcatcatataggataatggagagattgaacattatgtaaatcataggatccaagcagattggtcaaaatggcagagtgcatttggttttatatgcgacaaaaaattGTCTTTAAAACTTAagggtaaattctatcgcactgctataagaccggctatgctttatggtacagagtgttgggcgatcaaaggggagcacgaacataagctgagtgtggcagagatgaagatgttgagatggatgagtggtcatacgcgattggataaaataaggaacgaatatataagggagagagttggagtagcacccattgtggaaaagattgttgaatcgcgtctcaggtggtttggacatgtgagaagaagaccaacAGAATACCCAGTCagaagggtggatgagatggaagatggacaatgagtgaaaggcagaggaagacctaagaagattatccatgaggtggtcaaatgagatctacatgtaaacagtctctctatagacatgatacatgacagagcacagtggtgtcgtttgattcatgtagccgaccccacctagtgggacaaggctttgttgttgttgttattgttgttgttgttgttgaggcGGTGGTTTATCCAAACATGCAAAGAACTCCAATATCTAAGTCAACAAAAGTTTAAGCAAGTTTTTAGTgagattgaattggaaaaaaATACCTTAGTGCTAGGGTACTTATAGAGTGACAACAGAAGACTTAGTTATTTCTAGGAAATAATTTATGAAGATGGTGGGTGGTTATTCTCTTACAGAATAAGAAATTATCCCCCATATTCAGGTTAGTTATCACTTGGAGGGTGATAACCGAAGTAGTGGGAGAGCATCTAACTTGCCCTCCAAGTCAGATCGGATACGAGTTTCATCAATTCGTATCTAAGTTGGTTCAACCCATGTGGATAAAGCCACATGGTTTGGATTTGATATTATTGGACCGAGTTTATACAACCCAATTTCAAATCTCTTCTTGCATGTTAATAGAATGTGAACATAGATTATATCTAGTGGGTTAGGTATGAACAATGTCCTTACCTGAGTTTTGGCTCGTTCTTCGCTTAGCTTTCTCCTTCTTATGAGTCATGAGTTTGAGTTTGACATCTGGCATATcagcggctttccatgcgaagggATATGTGTTATCCTGTAGTAACTAAACGAGctctttcttgagattctcctgTAAGTTTGCCCTGATGATGGTGATCTTTTATGGGTGTTGTCCGATTTAAACTTCTTTGAGTTTGCCTTCGGATTGTGGTGGAAGTTGTTCCTTCTCCCTTGGCCTTCTGAGTTCAAGGACGGAGGTCAATCCCCTGACTTTTTGTCTTTTAAGGTTCAAGATTTTGTTGTAGCAACTTTTTCATAACGCTTGATCTCCTTTTACTGTGGCAATTCCATTCTtggttggaaacttcatgcatatATGAGGTTTTAGACTACAGTGGCGAGTTAATTTAAGGTACTTTGACCTATCAAGGCATTGTAAGAAGTTAGTGTATCTACAACCACATAATCCACCTTTAAAGTAGTGCTCTTCGGACCTTTTCTGAACGTAGTGTAGAGACTGATATAGCTCAACAGTTAGATCAGAGTCTCTCCTAACCCGATTAGGGTGTCTGGATAGGCCTTCAAGTCTTTGATCTCAAGATCAAGTTTCTCAAAAGCCAGCTTGAATAGGATGTCAGCTGAACTTTCTTGATCTATCAAGGTCTAATAGAAGTTGACGTTTGCCAATATCATGGTAGTCACGACCGAGTCGTTGTGGCCCGGGATGACTCCtttagcatcttctttggtaaaaacAATTTTGAGAATGTCAGTCTCCCGACTTTCTTCTTTAACTTCATAAACCTCCTTGAGACGTCTTTTTCAAGATGACTTGGAGGTTCCTTTCGTTGTGAACTCTCCGGCTATCATATGGATGTACCTTTAGAGGGTCCTTTCTCGATCCTCGCTCCTATCCTTCTCATGGGAACTCCTTTCATCTCCTGAATCCCATATTCCTTGTTGGTCCGACCTAGTAGGAGCGACATACTTATCTAATCGGTCATCACaggccaattttttttattacatttttgaGGTCGTAAGTCATTGGTGTGATAGCCGAAAATACGATGATATTCACAATGTTCCATATTGTTccctcctttcttgcttttgatgGGTCGGGGTGTGGGAGTTTTTCTACGTTGCAAAGGTCCCTATAGACTTTCACTAGTGAGACTCTTAGAGATGGATTGAGAGAACTATCTATCTTTTAGACCAATTATTAGTCCCATGATAGCTGCTTCGACAGGCAGGTGCTGTATCTTTCATGTAGGCTCGGAGAAATTTTTCGACTTTAAGTATTACTTCCAATAAAGTCGAAGCAtgcttcattttttgtttttggataaAGAAATGGATTAGAAAAACACAAGCTAGATCGTCGAAGCAAGTAACTGGCTTGGGTGGCAATCCATCAAAGCATTTGAGGCTGCTTTGGTAAGGGTAGTTGGGAAGGTCTTACACCGAGTTGCATCAGATGCTCCTGCGAAGTATATCCAACTTTTAAAATTGTTGAGGTGATTCTTCGAGTTGGTAGTTCCATCGTAAAGGGTCATTTTTGGGGTCTTAAAATTCTTTGGAACTTTTGCCCACATGATACCCTCTAAGAACGGATCCTCTCCACCATAGCAGTAGTCAAGTCGTCGTTAGCTTCCCAAGCTCCCTTCTATTTTAACTTCCAGTTTTTTGATCTTCTCGTCAGCCTCCATTTGCTAGTGCATTTTCTTTCTAAGTTGGTGCTCAATGTCATTCTGTCAGGTTAGCTCGTATTCCAATTGTTGGAGCCAGCCTAAACGGTTGAGCACCAGCCCCAGAATTTTGGTAGTGTTGCGTCCCTCTCTTTCGATGTGGGGTATATGGATGGTGGATTTCAACTTTTGGGAGTTTTGAGGTTGAGGCATGGGATGGTGAGGTTGGAGAGAACGTTGTCGATGCTGGTTATGAGAATGTGGAGGAGGAAGAGATGGTATGGATGAGGAACGGCGATTCTGACCATGACTTTTGGTGTGAGAACCGGAATTCGAGGCCTTTTCGTCATCTCTTTCTGTTATTGTCTGCCAGTTAGAGTGTAACTCTTTAGGTTTTCCGATAACGGTGTCAATGTTTTGAGGTGTTACCTGAAACCAAGGTGAATTTGGACTTGGACATAAGGTTCAAATTCTTTTGGATGAGAGTTTCGACTTGTTTATCAGGATGATGGTTTATCAGACGTCCTCTCCTGGACGGTGGTCTGGGGGACTTGCAAAAAATTTCTATGCCTAAGTCAACAGAAATTTAAGCAGGAATTTGGTGAGATTAGATTGGAAAAAATACCTAAGTGCTATGGTATTTATAGAGTAGCAACACAAGACTTAGTCGTTTCTTGGAGATGACTTCTAAAGATTATTAGTGATTATTCCCTTCCAGAATAAAATGTTATCTCCCTTGTTCAGGACTTCAGGTTGGTTATCACTTAAAAGTGAAAACTATAGTAGGAAAAGTATCTAGCTTGCTCCCCAAGTTAGATAAGATACGGGTATCTAACTCAGTTCGATCCATGTGAATAATACCACACGGTTTGAGTTTGGCATTATTAGACCAAGCTCGTGTGGCTCAATTTCAAATCCCTTTTTGCCTATTAGTAGAATGTGAATTAGACTTATATCTAACGGATTCAAGTATaaacattaataataattaattatgaaaaAATCTTTTTTGCAAATTATAAGAATTTCCAAAAAAGTTTtactttataaattttttctcaaattatCCAATTTATTAATAAGTTCCAGccgaaagaaaaatcaaaagctgaaattaacaaattaaaaatataaaaaacgcAAAAACTGGTTATTTCATAGAAGTCAAACTGTAAGAGTTTTCTCCTAATAGAAAATCTGGtttgtaaaaaaagaaaagaaaaggaaagagtgTCATACACTATATAGCTAGTATATAACTAATACTTTTGTAGtccacataaaaaaataaaagcaaaaaaatcAAGTAACAAAGTAATATTGTATTGGTTTTTTCGTTGTCGCACATTCTCAAATCCTATGGTTATATTCATTAAACCTTAATACTTTGGATTTATGTGTATGAACTTCTGGTTACAACAACTTTCAAATAGCTGAATGACTTTCACTTCTTTTGCTTGACTTTAAATGTTGAGATATATTTAATAAACTTCATGCCATTTTTGACTCTCAAACAAAATTTTTAAGTATGTCTTATCGTAATGAAACTTTCATATTTGGACAATTGAGATCGAGTGAGAGAGAATGGATTGGAGGCTTTCGTGCGAATTTAGGAATGTGCAATGCAGTCCAAGCGGAGTTGCAAGGGGTTCTACATGGTCTGAGAATGGCTGCTGACTTGAGAATGCGAAGAGTGGTTGTTGAAGTTGATGCAATAGAAGTTTATGAGATGTTGAAAGATCGCACTAAAATAACCACTTGTCATAGTCAAgctttaagagaaatcctaaatttgATTAGAAACCATAGGAGATCTCCTTCAATCACGTGAAAAGAGAAACAAATAAATACACCCATTGATTAGCTCAAACCAGCATTAAGTATAAAGAAAATTTTTGCTTCTTAGATTCTTCACCTTTTGAACTTCTTCTGTTCCTGAGTGATGATGTTAATGGGGTCACCTTGCCCCAGAATCATTGAGTAATatatttgtttttgttctcttggAAAAAACTTTACCAAGAAAATCATCTGAACTCTGATACAAGATTTCGCAGTGAGGCTGTAGTTGACCGAACCAGCCAACAAGGCCTACTTCTCAACCAGTTCACAAGAAAAGCTGCTTATGAGAGTATAATAAGTACAAGAATACAATTGAGTTGGACCCAAATGATAAAAATAGACttgaatattattataaataagagAGGGAAAAATACTATTAGAAGATAAAAAAGTCAAAGGCATTTTTCAATATACTCCGATTTCTTAATAGTATTTTTTTCCTTCTATTTATAATAGTATCTTAGTCTATTTCTATCATTTGGAACAAACCCAATTATACTCGTTATGATTCTTAGCACGTTAGGTGATGGAATGTGGTGAGAGGGTGAGGTAGTTTGAGTAGGGTGGTCTGTGTGGGTGGGTCTGGGTTTTGGGTCAGTCCTGGTTATGACCCGATCCATACaatatccaaaaagaaaaaaaaggtgactaagcataattttcaaaaggATCAAGATCTTCTAAAATAGAAGTTAGTAAAGTAATAAAGTGAGAAGCTAATCACTCTTAAATTAAGATAGTGGGACACACATTCTATAAAAGTTACAAAATTAATGGTAATTCACTCTTCACTTTATCACTTTACCAACTTTCTTACTTTAGAGAATTTAGCGAAAAAAGGGTACAACCCAGTAAATGCTGACGATATAACGAAAGGACTGCATTTTCGCTACTAGAATCACTCTGCCATGAGTAACAGCATAAACTGAAATCCAATCCGTCCTATTTGATTAGCTTCCTTTTCCCTGCTGGATTTGCTGAAGAAGAACAGCAGCCAGCTGTAATGTTGCTTGTAGACGTTTCTGCGGATCTGCTTCGGCTTCTTCCTGCAAGCTACTATCTATCACCTGTTGATTCCCATTGGCCCCTCTTTGAGGTTCTCTTTGAATCGTATGTGACGATGGAGGCACATTTGACGCCTGTTGCTGCTTTTGCAACTGTAGAGCTTGACCAAATTGAGATGTGGAGACTTCAGGATTCACCAAGTTTTCTACTGCGTAATTTTGGGATGGCCTGGATGAGCTGTCGGGCATGTTAGCTCTGTTGGTCTGCCTAGGATCGTTCGATGCAGATGCATTTGCAGAGTTTCCTGATTGCCTCTGCTGTTCAAGAAGAGATGCAGCTAGTTGTGCAAG harbors:
- the LOC112740885 gene encoding uncharacterized protein, which translates into the protein MATPHYCYTFLLVSHLFLLSAQSLDPTDFKALLSIKNTLTDVSPTTPFFSTWNLTAPDPCSSFSGVTCSFNRVTILSLGANSLSLAGSLPPSISVLTELTQLILSPGIVTGSIPQELGQLNKLRVISLSNNRFTGAIPSIFSSLKTLHTLDLSNNQLAGSVPPSLTELPQLRVLILASNSLTGDFPQTVSSPLLHLDLKNNKLTGTLPPWMPSSLRYLSVSQNEMWGPLSNGLDSLSELEFLDLSMNHFSGPIPAQLFYLPTLSSLFLQRNNLSGELPQSPGDNGPLIWSPSYGEGSTVDLSHNSLSGKLSTVFDGVESLFLNNNRFIGTVPEVYVKSMCRGSTRTLYLQHNYLTGIPFEEGTVLPDTASLCLSYNCMVPPASLMTCPASAGEQLSRPVAQCSLFNKRLN